TCTGGAAATTGCAGACTTCTTGGTGTTCAGTTTTTGTGCGACTTCTTCCTGTGTTAATCCGGCATCTTCTCTGGCAAGTTTGAGCATGACGCCGATTTTAAACTTTTGATAGCCGGATTCAAAATTTTTGGCAAATTCGGGATCTGCCTTTTTCCGTTCCTGGATATAAGCTTCTAAATCGCTCATAATGATTCTCCTTTCCTAAGTAAGTAATCCGATTTTCGTTGTTCAGCAATCTGGATTTCGTTCTTCGGTGTTTTCTGTGACTTTTTTTGGAATCCGTTGGTAAGTATAACTAGCCGCCCGTTGTGCATAAAACCGAGTAGACGAAAAATGTTTGATCCAGATTGAACCCGGACTTCCCAAATGCCAGAGGTACCGGTTAGTTTTTTGAAATATTCTTTAGGGACGCGTTTAGAGTTTTCAATCAGGCTAAGCACCCAGGCGACTTTTTGGGCTTGTTTGGCATTTAGCGAGTCTAAAAAATCAGCGATAGGTGATTTGCCAGATTGTGTTTTATAGAATATGACTTCTCTCATCTGCCCAAGTTAACAAAAACGTGAACACCGAAAAATAATTATTCGAAATAGAAAGGGGTGGGGCAGAGGTTTAACTATTTATTATATGTCAAAATTACTGCTGTGTCTCCTCACTGCACAAACATCATCTTCCAGGAGATCACATATGCGCCCGCCTCGAGACGATAAATGAATACACCGCTGGGCAGGCCGCTTGCGTCGAAAGTCACATCATGCCAGCCGGCTCAGCGGGTTTCATCGAC
Above is a window of Natronogracilivirga saccharolytica DNA encoding:
- a CDS encoding helix-turn-helix domain-containing protein, with translation MSDLEAYIQERKKADPEFAKNFESGYQKFKIGVMLKLAREDAGLTQEEVAQKLNTKKSAISRIENHAEDIRLSTLEKYARAFGKTLKLELQDSSEV
- a CDS encoding type II toxin-antitoxin system RelE/ParE family toxin, producing MREVIFYKTQSGKSPIADFLDSLNAKQAQKVAWVLSLIENSKRVPKEYFKKLTGTSGIWEVRVQSGSNIFRLLGFMHNGRLVILTNGFQKKSQKTPKNEIQIAEQRKSDYLLRKGESL